A genomic segment from Daphnia pulex isolate KAP4 chromosome 5, ASM2113471v1 encodes:
- the LOC124193473 gene encoding extensin-2-like isoform X3, giving the protein MANFAITLLLAVVSMLAGSTTGGPMGSSSASSSYYQTTTTKEYYTTKKAEYYTTTYAAPSYYTEAPKYYTTKAPEYYTTTYAAPTYYTEAPKYYTTKAPEYYTTASYYTTKAPEYYTTKAPEYYTTKKIEYYTTTYAAPSYYTEAPKYYTTEAPKYYTTTYAAPSYYTEAPKYYTTTAPEYYTTKKAEYYTTPETYYTTTYAAPSYYTEAPKYYTTKAPEYYTEAPKYYSAPSYSTTAAPYYTTEAAKYYVAPTYYSTAAPSYYVEPSYYVEPTYYTEGPQYYSAPSYYETEAPKYYTTAAPSYYTEASKYYAAPSYYQTEAPVYYTKAPEYYTTTSYYTTKAAEYYTTAPYYTTKAPEYYVEAQKYYSAPTYTTTAAPYYTTEAAKYYIAPTYYTAAAPSYYVEPTYYTEAPQYYVAPSYYTEAPKYYTTKAPEYYTTAAYYTTKAPEYYTTQAPYYTTTYAAPAYYTEAPKYYTTKAAEYYTTAYYYTTKAPEYYTTKKAEYYTTPAPYYSTTTYAAPSYYTEAPKYYTTAAYYTKVPEYYTTKAPEYYTTTSYYNTKAPEYYTTKKTEYYTEAPKYYSAPAY; this is encoded by the exons ATGG CTAACTTTGCCATCACGCTGCTGCTAGCTGTTGTCTCGATGCTGGCTGGATCTACTACGGGTGGACCGATGGGCTCATCTTCTGCATCAAGTAGCTATTACCAGACCACAACAACGaaagagtactacaccaccaagaaaGCTGAATACTACACGACGACTTACGctgctcccagctactacactgaggccccaaagtactacaccactaaagcgccggagtactacaccacgacgtATGCAGCTCCTACctattacaccgaggccccaaagtactacaccactaaggctcccgagtactacaccacggcTTCTTACTATACCACAAAGGCGCCTGAGTACTATACCACAAAGGCTccggagtattacaccacaaagAAGAtcgagtactacacaacaacctacgctgcccctagctactacaccgaggctccgaagtattacaccactgaggctccaaagtactacaccacgacgtATGCGGCCCCTAGTTATTACACCGAAGccccaaagtactacaccaccacggcccccgagtactacactaccaagaaagctgagtactacacaacaCCGGAGacgtactacaccacgacctacgcagctcctagctactacaccgaagctcctaagtactacaccaccaaggcacctgaatactacactgaggctccaaagtactactcgGCTCCAAGTTACAGCACCACAGCGGctccttactacaccactgaagCTGCTAAGTATTACGTAGCCCCAACTTACTACTCCACTGCTGCTCCGTCTTACTATGTTGAGCCGTCTTACTATGTtgagccaacttactacaccgagggtCCGCAATATTACTCAGCTCCTAGCTACTACGAGACCGAAgcaccaaagtactacacaactGCTGCCccaagctactacaccgaagcctcTAAGTAttatgctgccccgagctatTACCAGACTGAAGCGCCCGTTTATTATACTAaagctcccgagtactacaccactacctcctactacaccacaaaagccgccgagtactacacaactgccccctactacaccaccaag gcacccgaATACTACGTAGAGGCCCAGAAGTATTATTCGGCTCCAACCTACACCACTACAGCTGctccttactacaccactgaagCCGCCAAGTATTACATAgctccaacttactacaccgctGCTGCCCCATCTTACTATGTtgagccaacttactacaccgaagcacCTCAGTACTACGttgctcccagctactacaccgaggctcctaagtactacaccacaaagGCTCCAGAATACTACACTACTGctgcttactacaccaccaaggcacccgagtactacacaaccCAGGCACCTTACTACACTACGACTTATGCAGCTCCTGcctactacactgaggccccaaagtactacaccaccaaagcagcTGAGTATTATACAACTgcctactactacaccactaaggcgccagaatactacaccaccaagaaaGCTGAATACTACACTACTCCAGCACCTTACTACAGCACTACGACCTACGctgctcccagctactacaccgaggctcctaagtattacaccactgctgcttactacaccaaggttcccgagtactacaccaccaaggctcccgaATATTACACAACCACTTCCTACTACAACACAAAGGCtcctgagtactacacaaccAAGAAAACCgagtactacactgaggctcccaAATATTATTCTGCGCCAGCATACTAG
- the LOC124193473 gene encoding extensin-2-like isoform X2 encodes MANFAITLLLAVVSMLAGSTTGGPMGSSSASSSYYQTTTTKEYYTTKKAEYYTTTYAAPSYYTEAPKYYTTKAPEYYTTTYAAPTYYTEAPKYYTTKAPEYYTTASYYTTKAPEYYTTKAPEYYTTKKIEYYTTTYAAPSYYTEAPKYYTTEAPKYYTTTYAAPSYYTEAPKYYTTTAPEYYTTKKAEYYTTPETYYTTTYAAPSYYTEAPKYYTTKAPEYYTEAPKYYSAPSYSTTAAPYYTTEAAKYYVAPTYYSTAAPSYYVEPSYYVEPTYYTEGPQYYSAPSYYETEAPKYYTTAAPSYYTEASKYYAAPSYYQTEAPVYYTKAPEYYTTTSYYTTKAAEYYTTAPYYTTKAPEYYSTTYAAPSYYTEAPKYYTTKAPEYYVEAQKYYSAPTYTTTAAPYYTTEAAKYYIAPTYYTAAAPSYYVEPTYYTEAPQYYVAPSYYTEAPKYYTTKAPEYYTTAAYYTTKAPEYYTTQAPYYTTTYAAPAYYTEAPKYYTTKAAEYYTTAYYYTTKAPEYYTTKKAEYYTTPAPYYSTTTYAAPSYYTEVPEYYTTKAPEYYTTTSYYNTKAPEYYTTKKTEYYTEAPKYYSAPAY; translated from the exons ATGG CTAACTTTGCCATCACGCTGCTGCTAGCTGTTGTCTCGATGCTGGCTGGATCTACTACGGGTGGACCGATGGGCTCATCTTCTGCATCAAGTAGCTATTACCAGACCACAACAACGaaagagtactacaccaccaagaaaGCTGAATACTACACGACGACTTACGctgctcccagctactacactgaggccccaaagtactacaccactaaagcgccggagtactacaccacgacgtATGCAGCTCCTACctattacaccgaggccccaaagtactacaccactaaggctcccgagtactacaccacggcTTCTTACTATACCACAAAGGCGCCTGAGTACTATACCACAAAGGCTccggagtattacaccacaaagAAGAtcgagtactacacaacaacctacgctgcccctagctactacaccgaggctccgaagtattacaccactgaggctccaaagtactacaccacgacgtATGCGGCCCCTAGTTATTACACCGAAGccccaaagtactacaccaccacggcccccgagtactacactaccaagaaagctgagtactacacaacaCCGGAGacgtactacaccacgacctacgcagctcctagctactacaccgaagctcctaagtactacaccaccaaggcacctgaatactacactgaggctccaaagtactactcgGCTCCAAGTTACAGCACCACAGCGGctccttactacaccactgaagCTGCTAAGTATTACGTAGCCCCAACTTACTACTCCACTGCTGCTCCGTCTTACTATGTTGAGCCGTCTTACTATGTtgagccaacttactacaccgagggtCCGCAATATTACTCAGCTCCTAGCTACTACGAGACCGAAgcaccaaagtactacacaactGCTGCCccaagctactacaccgaagcctcTAAGTAttatgctgccccgagctatTACCAGACTGAAGCGCCCGTTTATTATACTAaagctcccgagtactacaccactacctcctactacaccacaaaagccgccgagtactacacaactgccccctactacaccaccaaggctccagagtactaTTCTACAACCTACGCAgcccctagctactacacAGAGGccccaaagtactacaccaccaaggcacccgaATACTACGTAGAGGCCCAGAAGTATTATTCGGCTCCAACCTACACCACTACAGCTGctccttactacaccactgaagCCGCCAAGTATTACATAgctccaacttactacaccgctGCTGCCCCATCTTACTATGTtgagccaacttactacaccgaagcacCTCAGTACTACGttgctcccagctactacaccgaggctcctaagtactacaccacaaagGCTCCAGAATACTACACTACTGctgcttactacaccaccaaggcacccgagtactacacaaccCAGGCACCTTACTACACTACGACTTATGCAGCTCCTGcctactacactgaggccccaaagtactacaccaccaaagcagcTGAGTATTATACAACTgcctactactacaccactaaggcgccagaatactacaccaccaagaaaGCTGAATACTACACTACTCCAGCACCTTACTACAGCACTACGACCTACGctgctcccagctactacaccgag gttcccgagtactacaccaccaaggctcccgaATATTACACAACCACTTCCTACTACAACACAAAGGCtcctgagtactacacaaccAAGAAAACCgagtactacactgaggctcccaAATATTATTCTGCGCCAGCATACTAG
- the LOC124193473 gene encoding extensin-2-like isoform X1, producing the protein MANFAITLLLAVVSMLAGSTTGGPMGSSSASSSYYQTTTTKEYYTTKKAEYYTTTYAAPSYYTEAPKYYTTKAPEYYTTTYAAPTYYTEAPKYYTTKAPEYYTTASYYTTKAPEYYTTKAPEYYTTKKIEYYTTTYAAPSYYTEAPKYYTTEAPKYYTTTYAAPSYYTEAPKYYTTTAPEYYTTKKAEYYTTPETYYTTTYAAPSYYTEAPKYYTTKAPEYYTEAPKYYSAPSYSTTAAPYYTTEAAKYYVAPTYYSTAAPSYYVEPSYYVEPTYYTEGPQYYSAPSYYETEAPKYYTTAAPSYYTEASKYYAAPSYYQTEAPVYYTKAPEYYTTTSYYTTKAAEYYTTAPYYTTKAPEYYSTTYAAPSYYTEAPKYYTTKAPEYYVEAQKYYSAPTYTTTAAPYYTTEAAKYYIAPTYYTAAAPSYYVEPTYYTEAPQYYVAPSYYTEAPKYYTTKAPEYYTTAAYYTTKAPEYYTTQAPYYTTTYAAPAYYTEAPKYYTTKAAEYYTTAYYYTTKAPEYYTTKKAEYYTTPAPYYSTTTYAAPSYYTEAPKYYTTAAYYTKVPEYYTTKAPEYYTTTSYYNTKAPEYYTTKKTEYYTEAPKYYSAPAY; encoded by the exons ATGG CTAACTTTGCCATCACGCTGCTGCTAGCTGTTGTCTCGATGCTGGCTGGATCTACTACGGGTGGACCGATGGGCTCATCTTCTGCATCAAGTAGCTATTACCAGACCACAACAACGaaagagtactacaccaccaagaaaGCTGAATACTACACGACGACTTACGctgctcccagctactacactgaggccccaaagtactacaccactaaagcgccggagtactacaccacgacgtATGCAGCTCCTACctattacaccgaggccccaaagtactacaccactaaggctcccgagtactacaccacggcTTCTTACTATACCACAAAGGCGCCTGAGTACTATACCACAAAGGCTccggagtattacaccacaaagAAGAtcgagtactacacaacaacctacgctgcccctagctactacaccgaggctccgaagtattacaccactgaggctccaaagtactacaccacgacgtATGCGGCCCCTAGTTATTACACCGAAGccccaaagtactacaccaccacggcccccgagtactacactaccaagaaagctgagtactacacaacaCCGGAGacgtactacaccacgacctacgcagctcctagctactacaccgaagctcctaagtactacaccaccaaggcacctgaatactacactgaggctccaaagtactactcgGCTCCAAGTTACAGCACCACAGCGGctccttactacaccactgaagCTGCTAAGTATTACGTAGCCCCAACTTACTACTCCACTGCTGCTCCGTCTTACTATGTTGAGCCGTCTTACTATGTtgagccaacttactacaccgagggtCCGCAATATTACTCAGCTCCTAGCTACTACGAGACCGAAgcaccaaagtactacacaactGCTGCCccaagctactacaccgaagcctcTAAGTAttatgctgccccgagctatTACCAGACTGAAGCGCCCGTTTATTATACTAaagctcccgagtactacaccactacctcctactacaccacaaaagccgccgagtactacacaactgccccctactacaccaccaaggctccagagtactaTTCTACAACCTACGCAgcccctagctactacacAGAGGccccaaagtactacaccaccaaggcacccgaATACTACGTAGAGGCCCAGAAGTATTATTCGGCTCCAACCTACACCACTACAGCTGctccttactacaccactgaagCCGCCAAGTATTACATAgctccaacttactacaccgctGCTGCCCCATCTTACTATGTtgagccaacttactacaccgaagcacCTCAGTACTACGttgctcccagctactacaccgaggctcctaagtactacaccacaaagGCTCCAGAATACTACACTACTGctgcttactacaccaccaaggcacccgagtactacacaaccCAGGCACCTTACTACACTACGACTTATGCAGCTCCTGcctactacactgaggccccaaagtactacaccaccaaagcagcTGAGTATTATACAACTgcctactactacaccactaaggcgccagaatactacaccaccaagaaaGCTGAATACTACACTACTCCAGCACCTTACTACAGCACTACGACCTACGctgctcccagctactacaccgaggctcctaagtattacaccactgctgcttactacaccaaggttcccgagtactacaccaccaaggctcccgaATATTACACAACCACTTCCTACTACAACACAAAGGCtcctgagtactacacaaccAAGAAAACCgagtactacactgaggctcccaAATATTATTCTGCGCCAGCATACTAG
- the LOC124193473 gene encoding extensin-2-like isoform X4, giving the protein MANFAITLLLAVVSMLAGSTTGGPMGSSSASSSYYQTTTTKEYYTTKKAEYYTTTYAAPSYYTEAPKYYTTKAPEYYTTTYAAPTYYTEAPKYYTTKAPEYYTTASYYTTKAPEYYTTKAPEYYTTKKIEYYTTTYAAPSYYTEAPKYYTTEAPKYYTTTYAAPSYYTEAPKYYTTTAPEYYTEAPKYYSAPSYSTTAAPYYTTEAAKYYVAPTYYSTAAPSYYVEPSYYVEPTYYTEGPQYYSAPSYYETEAPKYYTTAAPSYYTEASKYYAAPSYYQTEAPVYYTKAPEYYTTTSYYTTKAAEYYTTAPYYTTKAPEYYSTTYAAPSYYTEAPKYYTTKAPEYYVEAQKYYSAPTYTTTAAPYYTTEAAKYYIAPTYYTAAAPSYYVEPTYYTEAPQYYVAPSYYTEAPKYYTTKAPEYYTTAAYYTTKAPEYYTTQAPYYTTTYAAPAYYTEAPKYYTTKAAEYYTTAYYYTTKAPEYYTTKKAEYYTTPAPYYSTTTYAAPSYYTEAPKYYTTAAYYTKVPEYYTTKAPEYYTTTSYYNTKAPEYYTTKKTEYYTEAPKYYSAPAY; this is encoded by the exons ATGG CTAACTTTGCCATCACGCTGCTGCTAGCTGTTGTCTCGATGCTGGCTGGATCTACTACGGGTGGACCGATGGGCTCATCTTCTGCATCAAGTAGCTATTACCAGACCACAACAACGaaagagtactacaccaccaagaaaGCTGAATACTACACGACGACTTACGctgctcccagctactacactgaggccccaaagtactacaccactaaagcgccggagtactacaccacgacgtATGCAGCTCCTACctattacaccgaggccccaaagtactacaccactaaggctcccgagtactacaccacggcTTCTTACTATACCACAAAGGCGCCTGAGTACTATACCACAAAGGCTccggagtattacaccacaaagAAGAtcgagtactacacaacaacctacgctgcccctagctactacaccgaggctccgaagtattacaccactgaggctccaaagtactacaccacgacgtATGCGGCCCCTAGTTATTACACCGAAGccccaaagtactacaccaccacg gcacctgaatactacactgaggctccaaagtactactcgGCTCCAAGTTACAGCACCACAGCGGctccttactacaccactgaagCTGCTAAGTATTACGTAGCCCCAACTTACTACTCCACTGCTGCTCCGTCTTACTATGTTGAGCCGTCTTACTATGTtgagccaacttactacaccgagggtCCGCAATATTACTCAGCTCCTAGCTACTACGAGACCGAAgcaccaaagtactacacaactGCTGCCccaagctactacaccgaagcctcTAAGTAttatgctgccccgagctatTACCAGACTGAAGCGCCCGTTTATTATACTAaagctcccgagtactacaccactacctcctactacaccacaaaagccgccgagtactacacaactgccccctactacaccaccaaggctccagagtactaTTCTACAACCTACGCAgcccctagctactacacAGAGGccccaaagtactacaccaccaaggcacccgaATACTACGTAGAGGCCCAGAAGTATTATTCGGCTCCAACCTACACCACTACAGCTGctccttactacaccactgaagCCGCCAAGTATTACATAgctccaacttactacaccgctGCTGCCCCATCTTACTATGTtgagccaacttactacaccgaagcacCTCAGTACTACGttgctcccagctactacaccgaggctcctaagtactacaccacaaagGCTCCAGAATACTACACTACTGctgcttactacaccaccaaggcacccgagtactacacaaccCAGGCACCTTACTACACTACGACTTATGCAGCTCCTGcctactacactgaggccccaaagtactacaccaccaaagcagcTGAGTATTATACAACTgcctactactacaccactaaggcgccagaatactacaccaccaagaaaGCTGAATACTACACTACTCCAGCACCTTACTACAGCACTACGACCTACGctgctcccagctactacaccgaggctcctaagtattacaccactgctgcttactacaccaaggttcccgagtactacaccaccaaggctcccgaATATTACACAACCACTTCCTACTACAACACAAAGGCtcctgagtactacacaaccAAGAAAACCgagtactacactgaggctcccaAATATTATTCTGCGCCAGCATACTAG
- the LOC124193559 gene encoding unextended protein-like, producing the protein MFKEFKEGHKGHMAFVQRVNCQGDGDPFYETVGLVTLEDIIEELIQAEIVDETDVWMDNRSKRRREKGRLFQDLSGFALQYHEQTARKISPQLALAAFQFLSSSIDLFKTELISNNVLRRLMQQSQIIRFIRVNKEKSEFHPAETLIFQQGKPADYFVLILEGRVEVTVGKENLVFESGPFSHYGSQALTSYSSAMESASSTQLSRSVQSVRMAVSPDGGVGSAARGQTFVTDYTVRAITDVVYFCLSRILYQAACSATVLERTQRGDATKRISDCDSNLEHVLIFSNGEEAIGSGDHTLNENSPLITQGGYCTDYLMSDTTAIALDSRQEDLLNGPSLPALSSFLIGENPGN; encoded by the exons ATGTTTAAAGAATTCAAAGAAGGCCATAAAGGCCACATGGCATTTGTTCAACGAGTCAACTGCCAAGGAGATGGAGATCCTTTTTACGAAACTGTTGGATTGGTCACGCTTGAAGACATTATCGAAGAGTTAATTCAAG CTGAAATCGTCGACGAAACGGACGTGTGGA TGGACAACCGCAGCAAACGTCGACGAGAGAAAGGAAGACTATTCCAGGATCTCAGTGGCTTCGCCCTGCAGTACCACGAGCAAACTGCTCGCAAGATCTCCCCGCAATTGGCTCTAGCAGCGTTTCAATTTCTTAGTTCATCAATTGATCTCTTCAAGACCGAATTGATCTCAAACAACGTTCTCCGGCGATTGATGCAACAGAGTCAAATCATTCGCTTTATCCGcgttaacaaagaaaaatcagagttTCACCCGGCAGAGACGCTCATCTTTCAGCAG GGAAAACCAGCCGACTATTTCGTGCTGATCCTTGAAGGACGTGTGGAAGTGACAgttgggaaagaaaatttagtttttgagAGTGGGCCATTCAGTCATTACGGTTCACAGGCCCTAACGTCCTACTCGTCGGCAATGG AGTCGGCGTCTTCTACTCAACTTTCACGCAGCGTTCAATCGGTGCGGATGGCCGTCTCGCCCGACGGCGGAGTTGGCAGCGCAGCGCGTGGGCAAACGTTCGTCACCGACTACACGGTGCGTGCCATCACTGACGTCGTCTATTTCTGCCTCAGTCGGATACTCTACCAAGCAGCTTGTAGTGCCACTGTACTCGAAAGAACGCAGCGCGGTGACGCAACCAAGCGGATATCAGACTGTGACAGCAATTTGGAGCACGTCTTGATCTTTTCCAACGGAGAAGAAGCAATTGGTTCA GGGGATCACACACTCAACGAAAATTCTCCGCTCATCACGCAAGGCGGATACTGTACAGATTATTTGATGTCCGACACTACTGCGATCGCATTAGACTCTCGCCAGGAAGATTTATTGAACGGTCCATCATTACCCGCCCTATCCAGTTTCCTTATTGGAGAAAACCCTGGAAATTAG
- the LOC124193560 gene encoding extensin-2-like yields the protein MSLSGSIKNVNKILLIQCLLWASNGVLGGMMPKGHMGRMEHKANEAGEYYYTQPQSYYPTPAPEYYTEAPKYYSTPSYYTQPTPYYTTPSYYTETEKYYATKAPEYYTTASYYTEAHKYYSAPSYYTTTVSYPASYQRAAPSY from the exons ATGA GTCTGTCTGGTTCGATCAAAAACGTGAATAAGATCTTGCTGATTCAATGTCTATTGTGGGCATCCAATGGCGTTTTGGGTGGTATGATGCCTAAAGGTCACATGGGCAGGATGGAGCATAAAGCCAATGAAGCCGGCGAATACTACTACACTCAACCTCAAAGCTACTACCCAACTCCGGCgccagagtactacaccgaggctccaaaaTACTATTCCActccgagctactacactCAGCCGACCccttactacaccactcccagctactacaccgagactGAGAAATACTACGCTACAAAGGCgccagagtactacaccacagcaagttactacaccgaagctcacAAGTACTATTCCGCTCCGTCATACTACACTACTACTGTGTCGTATCCCGCCAGCTATCAGAGGGCAGCGCCGTCGtattga